One Pirellulales bacterium genomic window, GTAAAAACAGGGGGTACCGTCGCTCTCCTTACCCTGTCTTCCGGCGCCCCACTCCCAACAGGTCGCGGGCAGGCTGTCGAGCTGCGAAAGCGGCTGAAACATTGCCTGCGGATGTTTCGGCAAAACAATGTAAAGTCATACGGACAAAGAATTTGCGAGGAATATATCAATATTGACTCCATCCGGAAGATGGCTATAATTGGCCCAGATGGCAAATTCGGCAATCTCGGCAGGGCCGGATGAGCTTGTCGAATGCAGAAGGTCTGGAACGTAAAGGATTTACGAATACCGCGTGCTAAGGGCTAGCTGTCGACTAGCGTCACACGGAGGACTAGGTACTCTCACCCTTGCGAGATGCGGCCGCCGCATCCCAGGGGGGCCCGAGAGTCCCGCTGAGACTAGCCTTACCATCGGCTAGGGAGAGGGATGGTTAGCATTTATGAAGACGGTCTTTACGACGGGCGAAGCCGCCAAGATCTGTAAGGTCAGCCAACAGACCATTATTCGCTGCTTTGATTCTGGACAACTTAAGGGATTTCGGGTCCCTGGCAGCCGCTTCCGCCGCATTCCGCGTAACGAGCTATTCTCGTTCATGCGCGATAATGGCATCCCGACCGATGCTCTGGAAAGTGGCAAGCGCAAGGTCCTGATCGTCGATGACGACGAAGAGTTGGTCGAGCTGATCACCGACGTCCTGAACCGGGATGGCCGCTTCGAGGTTCGCAGCGTTAACAACGGCTTCGACGCGGGCATGATGGTCAAGGAATATCGCCCCGACCTGATCGTGCTGGATGTCATGTTGCCGGATATCAACGGCAAGGAAGTCTGCCAGCGCGTACGTGGCGACAGCACCATGGACGATGTGCGGATCATCTGCATCTCGGGCATGGTCGAAGAGGACAAGATCGAAGATCTCCGTGCTTCGGGGGCCAACGATTTCCTCCACAAGCCGTTCGAAGTCGATACGCTGATCGAGCGGATGTGTACGTTGTTGGATATCGAGACGTTGTCGGCCGGCTAGGCCGGACCCGTAGCAATTTGATGGTTGGTTGCTTGTCCGGTGGATCGACCAGTCCGCCGGACACGCCCAGCCTGTGGGGCGGTACGTCCTGTTTGCGTGACGCCGCAATCGGTTGTCGATGCGTCGAGCTTCGGCTGGTGGTCTGCGCCGTCTGGCTGGATTGCTACGGAGTTGCGCGCGCAGGTTGGCATGCCGGTATCGTGTACCGATGCGCTGAGGTGCGACGATTGATTGCACGACTCCCTCCTATTTCAATTGGCACATGGCAGTGCCAATTGCCGTTATCCGAGCCGACCGCGGCCACATTGTTGTCGGTGTTATTGGAGCCTGATTCCGCGATCGCGCGACACGATCTGGCCGAGGGCATCGCACTCGATCCGGCTCTGGCTCTTTGGTCTTCCATTCACCATGCCAGTCGGGCGTCCGCAGATAACGCACCGGCAACGATTCAAAACCTGGCGGCATGGTTGAGTGATCATCTCGGTTCGCTGTTAAGTGGCAACGAAGTTACTGCGGCG contains:
- a CDS encoding response regulator — protein: MKTVFTTGEAAKICKVSQQTIIRCFDSGQLKGFRVPGSRFRRIPRNELFSFMRDNGIPTDALESGKRKVLIVDDDEELVELITDVLNRDGRFEVRSVNNGFDAGMMVKEYRPDLIVLDVMLPDINGKEVCQRVRGDSTMDDVRIICISGMVEEDKIEDLRASGANDFLHKPFEVDTLIERMCTLLDIETLSAG